The following coding sequences lie in one Tachysurus fulvidraco isolate hzauxx_2018 chromosome 19, HZAU_PFXX_2.0, whole genome shotgun sequence genomic window:
- the dyrk2 gene encoding dual specificity tyrosine-phosphorylation-regulated kinase 2, which translates to MLTKKPCAAVYPTGKGGELCTGAVRSGAGSEPPSPVTLPPLRNGNSLTVGGNKNMMNDHLHVGNHQQIHVQQLFEENSNKRTVLTTQPNGLTPVGRTGLPVPERQQESSQCREGSSASTKSTESKPKVVPLSPEQAMKHYLSKLTTFEHQEILNYPEIYFVGPNAKKRPGVVGGSNNGGYDDDQSSYIHVPHDHIAYRYEVLKVIGKGSFGQVVKAYDHKAHQNVALKMVRNEKRFHRQAAEEIRILEHLRKQDKDCTMNVIHMLEHFTFRNHICMTFELLSMNLYELIKKNKFQGFSLPLVRKFAHSILQCLDFLHKNRIIHCDLKPENILLKQQGRSGIKVIDFGSSCFEHQRVYTYIQSRFYRAPEVILGSRYGMPIDMWSLGCILAELLTGYPLLPGEDEGDQLACVIELLGMPSQKLLDSSKRAKNFVSSKGYPRYCTVTTLPDGTVALNGGRSRRGKLRGPPGSKDWVTALKGCDDPLFLDFLKQCLEWDPALRMTPSQALRHPWLRRRLPKPPTGEKTTVKRITEGTGAITSISKLPPTSSSASKLRTNLAQMTDANGNIQQRTVLPKLVS; encoded by the exons ATGTTAACCAAGAAACCCTGTGCTGCCGTCTACCCGACTG GTAAAGGGGGTGAGCTGTGCACAGGGGCTGTCCGGTCTGGAGCAGGGAGCGAGCCGCCATCACCAGTCACACTGCCGCCTCTCAGGAACGGCAACTCGCTCACG GTTGGAGGCAATAAGAACATGATGAATGACCATCTGCATGTCGGAAACCACCAGCAGATCCATGTTCAGCAGCTGTTTGAGGAAAACAGCAATAAACGGACAGTGTTGACTACACAGCCAAATGGATTGACGCCAGTAGGCCGAACAGGTTTGCCCGTGCCGGAGAGGCAACAAGAAAGCAGCCAGTGTAGGGAGGGCAGTTCTGCCTCCACCAAATCCACTGAAAGCAAGCCCAAGGTAGTCCCTCTTTCTCCAGAGCAGGCCATGAAACATTACCTGTCCAAACTGACAACATTTGAACACCAAGAGATTTTGAACTACCCTGAAATATACTTTGTTGGACCAAATGCTAAGAAACGGCCAGGTGTGGTTGGGGGCTCAAATAATGGTGGCTACGATGATGATCAGAGCTCTTACATCCATGTACCCCATGACCATATAGCCTACCGGTATGAGGTTTTAAAGGTCATTGGTAAAGGCAGTTTTGGACAAGTAGTGAAGGCCTATGATCACAAGGCCCACCAGAATGTGGCCTTAAAAATGGTGCGCAACGAGAAGCGGTTTCACCGACAAGCAGCCGAGGAGATTCGGATCCTTGAACACTTGCGCAAGCAGGACAAAGACTGTACCATGAATGTCATCCACATGCTGGAACACTTCACATTCCGCAACCACATCTGCATGACGTTCGAGTTACTTAGCATGAACCTATACGAGCtcataaagaaaaacaagtttCAGGGCTTCAGCTTGCCACTGGTGCGCAAGTTTGCGCACTCGATCTTGCAGTGTCTGGACTTCTTGCACAAAAACAGGATCATTCATTGTGATCTCAAACCCGAGAACATCCTCTTGAAGCAGCAGGGACGCAGCGGGATAAAAGTGATCGACTTCGGATCCAGCTGCTTTGAACACCAGCGGGTCTATACTTACATCCAGTCACGCTTTTACAGGGCACCAGAGGTCATTCTGGGCTCTCGCTATGGGATGCCAATTGACATGTGGAGCCTGGGTTGTATTTTAGCGGAATTACTAACAGGGTACCCTCTCTTGCCTGGGGAAGATGAAGGGGACCAACTAGCTTGTGTCATAGAGCTACTGGGCATGCCCTCCCAGAAGCTTTTGGATTCATCTAAGAGAGCCAAAAATTTTGTCAGCTCAAAGGGATATCCTCGTTACTGCACAGTCACTACCTTACCTGATGGCACGGTAGCACTAAATGGTGGACGGTCACGTAGGGGCAAGCTTCGAGGTCCACCAGGAAGCAAGGATTGGGTAACGGCGCTTAAGGGCTGCGATGACCCCCTCTTTTTGGACTTCCTCAAGCAGTGTCTGGAGTGGGACCCAGCTTTGCGCATGACTCCAAGTCAGGCCTTGCGCCACCCGTGGCTGAGAAGACGCTTGCCAAAACCTCCCACTGGGGAGAAAACTACCGTTAAGAGAATCACTGAGGGCACAGGTGCTATAACCTCTATCTCCAAATTACCTCCCACATCAAGTTCAGCCTCAAAACTAAGGACTAACTTGGCACAAATGACTGATGCCAATGGGAATATACAGCAGAGGACAGTGTTGCCAAAATTAGTTAGCTga